The window TTCCACTTCCCAGATGTTTGCCTTCGGAAAAACAGAATTGAGTCGTCAGACGGTGGCAGCTCTAATCTCACCATCTGATGGGAGACTGTGGCAAACCTGCTGACCCGTGATGGGCGCATTTGTCTGGTGAAGCTCTAATCTAAAACACTTCAGTTTTCCTGGCTGAGAAGACACACTCTCTCCAAACACTTTTCAAAagttcattttatgttttgcGTACACCGCAATGTAGTTTTGACTTTCAGGTCTCCTCTTTTGATCATAAAAATTCCGATTCTTTACACCATAGGTATATCCATCACTTGCCCACCCGATCTGGCAATAAACCGGCACGCTCATCATTCAGAAAGAGAAGGCTTTAATGCTGATGCAGGTCTATAATTTCCAACGTAGTGCATTATCGCCCTGGCCCCATTCATAAATTTGTTGTGCTTTAGGACATGAATTGAAGTGCAGATGAATAAATGGTTCGGGGGGGGAGATTAAGGCCGGCGACAGGGGGATAGGATGGGGATCCTGGGGTCCTTTTGTTGTACTGTGGAGGAGACGTACTGTGTACGTGTTTGCGACGATAtaggggtgggggttggggggggggggggggtgacgaTAAGCAGGGCTTATCTATGCTTGCCCTTGCCACGCAGTGCATCTCAGGTCAGGCTTTGAACGGCCGGGCCAGTCCTggggccgttttttttttaaagcatgattAATTTCCATAAATTAGGTTTTCAGCGTGAACAGTGAGGGGAAGTGGGAGGCATGACCTCCAATATTGTGATTTTATAAGGCTGGGGAAGGAGCGGCGCTGTGTGCAGAATAATGATCCCCTCTGGTTTACTGTTGCATATTATGAGCGTGTACAATGTGCCGGATGCCGCATGTGCAACGATTGCTGTTGTTTGATCCAATTTCTCATCTGGCTCTTGATTTGGTCAAGACTGAACGTCCATCATTTGCTTAAAGTAAATAGTACATGGGACCTGGTGCAGCACCCCTGGCTGATGATCCAAAAAACCCTGTTCATCCAATCACATCTGAACTTAATAGCTgtgactggggcagtggttgcctagtgggtatgtaaacggacccgtaaccagaaggttgctggttctaatcccgatccgccactgagcaaaagtaccgtccccacacactgttccccaggtgcctttcatggccacatactgctcactaagggtgatgattaaaatcagaggacacatttggttgtcaccatgtgctgtacatttttccaactgtttttttgttaccagcagatgtgtgtttgtgtcgaTATCTGCCTATGTGTACATTTGCATCAGCGTCTCTGTGAGCTGTATTCATCTGTAACagcgtaagtgtgtgtgcgtgtgtgtgtgtgtgtgtgtatgcaggctACAAGAAGAGGAGGTATCAGACGAGAGGCTCATTTCGGGCGAGGAACAGGTCACTCTGATTACAGACAGCATGTCCATCACGCCTGCCGACGAGGAGAAGCTCCGGCTGCTCAACAAGAACACAGAGCTGCGGAGACTCAACAAAGAGGTATTGACAGACACCTTCACTCCGGAGCACCCATCACTCATTTTGGGGCCATTTCCCCAAACGGAGCAGACGAAATTTGGTCCCCCTCTTTTAAGCTTCAGTTGCTCCACTCAAACACGTTCAGTGATACTAAACTGGCGTGGTTTGTATTTTGGTGGACAACTTCAAAATAAGAAACTTAAACTCAGAAGAAATGTCAAAAAATATTTGTCGACACACAATCTGCTCTCTCACATCTGTCAATGAAACATCGCGCCCATGTCCATTTCCATGCCATATAATTTTCATTCAAACATAATGCTCTGGCTGATCAGCTCTTGctggttggggcagtggtggcccagcggttaaggacgtggccccgtaatcagaaggttgcccgttcgaatcccacttcacttcactttactttagctGTGGTCCACCTGATATCGGTATACAggtaacacatgcacacacagatcgGGCAGCTATCACAGATCGGACACAATTTACAGCAATTGCGATGTCCATGTTGTTTTATTCTCATTAGAACAAGttgcttttggtttttaaagaaatacacCAAACTACTACACCCCCACAAAAACCCCCATTGCCACAAATTTGGATTTTTTTAGGCCACATCAAATCAcattaaaagcacacaaaaaccTGGATCAAACGCTTCAGAAGAACTCCTGTGTGCAACACTATTTTAGAGCTTTGATCCTGCCACTGCAAATTCACAGTCACCCTTTGTTTTTCGGGGCTCTGGAGTGAACCATCATGAAATGAACATTGTACGTCAGTTATATAAGTCATGGATTAGCCATGCACAGCTTTGAGTTTTTTGCAGGGTTTTGTGAAAGCAGAATATTAACAGTCGAGGCTCTGTGCAGTATGAGAACATCTGAtctgatctgtgtgtgcatgttctgtCATGGACGTTGCGTTTATTTGATCAGTGAAACGGTGATGCTGAGGGGACTCTGTAAACAGCTACCGTGACACAACTGAAGGCAGAGGCGAGTGAGgttcatttatgttttcatGCGTCATTGGGGAACTCTTGTCATTGCCGCTTACTGACGGCGAGCATCCCTGATGAAATTAAGGGGCTTCAAGGAGATACTCCCATTCAGGCCTCTTGCAACATTTGCACGCTCACATTCATATTGCTTGTGCAAAGCATGCCTGTGCTGTGCATACGGGTTCATGCATATATGCATTCTGGCTAAACTCAACACTCAAAATTCGTCACACACGCTCCGCAGTCTCTGAATTAAACCATTTTATTTGCCTCTGAGGTAATATGACAATCCTAACCTTGACATTGACATAAAATTCTCTGGCCATATAGTAATTTTCAGACTTTTGCACACCTTTGTAACCTTTGCAACAGTGACACCGTCTGACACcaacagtggcagtggtggcctagcggttaaggaagtgggcctgtaatcagaaggttgcctgttcgaatcccaatctgccaaggtgccactgagcaaagcaccgtccccacacactgctccccgggcgcctgtcatggctgcccactgctcactaagggtgatgggttaaatacagaggacaaatttcactgtgtgcaccgtgtgctgtgctgctgtgtatcacatgtgacaatcacttcactttaaaaacaccAAGACATttcagtggtggcttagcgggtaagaaaacagACGCATAATTTTATGCACTGAGCActgtgtcatggctgcccactgctcaccgagggtgatggttaaatgcagaagacacattgtactgtgctgcagtgtttcacactgacaatcccTTTTTAttaacagggcagtggtggcctagcggttaagaaagcggccccgtaatcagaagcttgccagttcgaatcctggtccgccaaggtgccactgaggtgccactgagcaaagcaccatccccacacactgctccccgggcacctgtcatggctgcccactgctcgccaagggtgatgggttaatggcatcacaatggcaatcacttcactttcactttttcacattcacttcaaaaaaatgtcagaaaagaATTGTTCGTCCTAATTCCAGTATGAAATCAAGCTGAGATCTTTCTGTTTGAGCTTGCGGTCAGTTTGTTGAGTTGAGCCAAAATGACGTGCATTCATGTACGATTTCAGTATATAAGCAGTCACTGTGCTCTTACATACCGGCTCATCCGATGTCTTTACTGGTTTTAGCTGATGAAGCTGAATGAGGACTGGGACCACATCTACCGCAGCACCACGCAGGGTCTGCAGCAGCGGCTGGAGAGCTTGGAGCAGGAGAACAGCAGCGTACAGCAGCTCAACAGCAGGCTGCTGCTCAAGGTGGAGCACGAGCAGGTGAGTCCTCTGGAGGTTCTTCATCCGAGTCTTTCAGAATCAGATGGAGAAACTCATCAGCATGTCATCAGTTCGGATGTTCCTCCCCTCATCTGAGCGCTGCATGAATCTGTTCATTAGTTTGAGCGGAAGCAGCTTGTGGCTCCAAGGAAGCAAATGGCAGAGATGCCGCCTGTGGCTGATTCACTCCGACTCAAGCTGATTTTGCAACAGATACATGTTTATTCCATAAATATTTCTGGATGTCAGTATTTAAAGCTCACAGTGGAACTGTCTGTGCTTGGAGCTTCTGTGACTCATGGATCTATTTGGCTGACTTCCATTAAATTGGCAGTAAATTGCTCAGTACGAGGGCAATCATCAAAATAAGCATCTGTTACAGATAACATTACATTTTCTGTGCTGAAAAATAGAGTTTTGTCATAAagcaaaattaaaattaaaagccTCTTTGAAGGGATGGCAaagtaactgtgtgtgtgtgtgtgtgtgtgtgtgtgtgtgtgtgtgtgtgtgtgtgtgtttgcagagtAAGAGGGAGTACTATGAGCACACACTGATGCAGGAGCTGAAGAAGAACCAGCAGTTGCAGGAATACATCCGCCTGCTGGAGGAGAGCATTCACCGTGCTGCTAAACAGGTGAGAACATCCCTGGATCCACTGGATAACAAcacaacaaatgaataaaaacgacATTAACCAtcacttttaaccatcacttttACCCTGCCCTAATCTATActgtatgacacacacacacacacacacacacaatctattCATATACGCTTAAGTTATACAAAGATTTTATCAGGCTGTTTGCTACGATCAGGTATTGAcaataatattcattaaaaaaaaaaaagtatatttagtTTGTTGTAATATTTTGACCCAAAATATTTCATACTTGAATACACTGCCTGTTACGTTAAACCAGCATGCACATTGATCTAAACTTCTTTCTCAAtgacaaacacacgcacacacagacaaggtgATCACACACATACCCATGTATGTCATCCATCTTTTCTGCAGAACACAGCAGCTAAGTCCAGACTTTCCGAATCTGACCCTACCACCAAGTCAACGTCAGATCGCTTGAGCCCCGCCTCTCTTCTGCAGCCCCTCCCATTTTTACAGCACCAGAGCAGCAGGAGCAAGAGCGTCACCACCGAGCACAAACATGGCCAGAGAGAGGTTCAGGATCTGAAGGAGCAGTTGGAGGCTCTGAAATGCCAGGTTTGGGCACCACGCCACCACAGTTTTCAGTGATCCTTGGAAGGCCTTTTCTTTCTTGTGGACAGTGAACAGCACCACCATGTGGCCACTCGTCTCACTGCACCAGTCATGTTCTTAGTACCTGTCTGTGGGTGTCACGCCTTTGTAAGTTGATCTGAATGCTGCGGTTTCACGACCAAAGCTGAGAAAACCCCCAGCACTTCCTGTGACATGATGACTGCACAGTGCTCACACCAAAATGGTCCACTGAAGCAGAAGAATGAGAATTTGTCAGTGTAAATGTTTGATCATGCATTCGCTGCTCTCTTTATTGGGCgccacattttttattaaaacgaGTGTAAAAGTCCTGATGGATAATTCACTGATGCATTTAGGGTTTTATTCTCTCCCACCCACCAGACTAGAATCTACGAAGCGGACTATAAGGCCGAGCACCGTGGCCATGAGCGCGTGCTGCAGGTGAACCGGCAACTGCGGCGGCGGGAGGGAGAGATGCGGCAGCAGATGGCGCTACTGCAGGAGCAGGTGGGCCAGACCCCTGCTGCACAAGTCACTCTCCTCTTCATtaacaggcttttttttaatgcaggtgCCACATCAGGTCACAGAAACTACTTTTCCAGGGGTCAAAGTAAAGCAcgccattaaaataataatcgGCACTGAATAACCGGTGCTGCCATAACAGTTTTATCACAAGAGCAGGCCAGTTATGAGGATAAAGCCTAATCTTCTGCTATGTATCTTAAATACATAAAGGTTGTGGCCCTCCTGCGAGGTAAACTGTGTAATGGTGAACTGTTTACCAAAGGCTGCATAATAAAGGCAGCCAGAGGTTTAATAATGTGGgaataaagcaaatatatgGCGCTTAATCTAAGCATTCAGTCGTTCTTAATGACATTAAGTTCATTTAGATATAAGAAGTAGCGCTGTGGGGACGTTCGCAAATGTCAGATCCATTGACCTCCTATGTGCTTGAATTTGTAGTGGACGAGCGTAATGAGAGGAAGGGGTGGGGAGGGATGGATTTTTTTGAAAAGTTGAGAAGTGTTGAGAAATGCAAGAACCCAAGAGCCAAATTGTAATTTAAGTAACTGAGTCAGTTAAATACTTATCAGACCCCCCTTGGCAGTTCTTGGCAAGGCACATTTTTTGCACGATTTTAAGCTGAACATTCCTCAACATTCCTCGCACTGCTTTACGTGTTGGGCTAAAAAGCGGCATTAAAGCCGTTATTGCACAGTTATTTCTTCCTCTCCAAGACATTAGCGATCACTCCCCACGCACTTCGTATACAGGCCTCTGTGAGTCTAAAGGAGAGTGTGTGCGTCCCCTGCAGCTAAAGGTCTACGAGGATGACTTCCAGCGGGAGCGTTCGGACAAGCAGGTCCTGCAGAGGCTGCTGATGAAGAAGTCACTGGCGACGAAGGAGCCAGTGCTGGTTCACCGCTGCAACAGCGATCATCAGTGGCACGAGGAcgcgaggaggaagaggagagaggagccgGCGGTGGGAGGTGGCCATCCCCCCACCTGCCCTAAACACTGCAGCTGCCCCCTGCAAGGAGAATACCCCTGAGGAGACGCTGAACAAACATTACATATTATCTACATAATCACTGACATGA of the Denticeps clupeoides chromosome 18, fDenClu1.1, whole genome shotgun sequence genome contains:
- the LOC114768251 gene encoding TNFAIP3-interacting protein 1 isoform X1 — translated: MDGRPELSLSEEDSAPTPSSLPPEDQSPLTTGLQEEEVSDERLISGEEQVTLITDSMSITPADEEKLRLLNKNTELRRLNKELMKLNEDWDHIYRSTTQGLQQRLESLEQENSSVQQLNSRLLLKVEHEQSKREYYEHTLMQELKKNQQLQEYIRLLEESIHRAAKQNTAAKSRLSESDPTTKSTSDRLSPASLLQPLPFLQHQSSRSKSVTTEHKHGQREVQDLKEQLEALKCQTRIYEADYKAEHRGHERVLQVNRQLRRREGEMRQQMALLQEQLKVYEDDFQRERSDKQVLQRLLMKKSLATKEPVLVHRCNSDHQWHEDARRKRREEPAVGGGHPPTCPKHCSCPLQGEYP
- the LOC114768251 gene encoding TNFAIP3-interacting protein 1 isoform X3, whose protein sequence is MTMLQEEEVSDERLISGEEQVTLITDSMSITPADEEKLRLLNKNTELRRLNKELMKLNEDWDHIYRSTTQGLQQRLESLEQENSSVQQLNSRLLLKVEHEQSKREYYEHTLMQELKKNQQLQEYIRLLEESIHRAAKQNTAAKSRLSESDPTTKSTSDRLSPASLLQPLPFLQHQSSRSKSVTTEHKHGQREVQDLKEQLEALKCQTRIYEADYKAEHRGHERVLQVNRQLRRREGEMRQQMALLQEQLKVYEDDFQRERSDKQVLQRLLMKKSLATKEPVLVHRCNSDHQWHEDARRKRREEPAVGGGHPPTCPKHCSCPLQGEYP
- the LOC114768251 gene encoding TNFAIP3-interacting protein 1 isoform X2 yields the protein MGAFVWLQEEEVSDERLISGEEQVTLITDSMSITPADEEKLRLLNKNTELRRLNKELMKLNEDWDHIYRSTTQGLQQRLESLEQENSSVQQLNSRLLLKVEHEQSKREYYEHTLMQELKKNQQLQEYIRLLEESIHRAAKQNTAAKSRLSESDPTTKSTSDRLSPASLLQPLPFLQHQSSRSKSVTTEHKHGQREVQDLKEQLEALKCQTRIYEADYKAEHRGHERVLQVNRQLRRREGEMRQQMALLQEQLKVYEDDFQRERSDKQVLQRLLMKKSLATKEPVLVHRCNSDHQWHEDARRKRREEPAVGGGHPPTCPKHCSCPLQGEYP